A section of the Stenotrophomonas acidaminiphila genome encodes:
- a CDS encoding MFS transporter — translation MKSSNALFALAIGAFAIGTTEFTPMGLLPVIADGVQVGIPTAGMLVSAYAIGVMAGAPLMTLLFSRFGKRAALMWLMVLFTVGNLLSASAPGYTTLLLSRLVTSLNHGAFFGIGAVVAASVVPKDRQASAIATMFMGLTIANIGGVPAATWIGQQVGWRLAFGGTAVLGLVTIAALWLALPKGEPGTRPDVRRELKVLARPEVLLAMGTTVLGAGAMFALYTYVAPVLAEITHASPGFVAFALVLIGIGFTLGNSIGGRLADWSLDGATKLILGALALVMAVLPLVMTTHVGAAIGLVVWGAAAFGIVPPVQMRVMQAAAQAPGLASSVNVGAFNLGNAVGAALGGAVIGQGLGYAAVPLAGAALAAGGLGLVWLGNAGRRRVVQGA, via the coding sequence ATGAAATCTTCCAACGCCCTGTTCGCCCTCGCCATCGGTGCCTTCGCCATCGGCACCACCGAATTCACCCCGATGGGACTGCTGCCCGTGATCGCCGATGGCGTGCAGGTCGGCATTCCCACCGCCGGCATGCTGGTCTCCGCCTACGCGATCGGCGTCATGGCCGGTGCGCCGTTGATGACCCTGCTGTTCAGCCGCTTCGGCAAGCGCGCGGCGCTGATGTGGCTGATGGTGCTGTTCACCGTCGGCAACCTGCTGTCCGCCTCCGCGCCGGGCTACACGACCCTGCTGCTGTCGCGCCTGGTCACCAGCCTCAACCACGGCGCGTTCTTCGGCATCGGCGCGGTGGTTGCCGCCAGCGTCGTGCCGAAGGACAGGCAGGCTAGCGCCATCGCCACCATGTTCATGGGCCTGACCATCGCCAACATCGGTGGCGTGCCGGCCGCGACCTGGATCGGCCAGCAGGTAGGTTGGCGACTGGCCTTCGGCGGTACTGCCGTGCTGGGCCTGGTCACCATCGCCGCCCTGTGGCTGGCGCTGCCCAAGGGCGAGCCCGGTACGCGCCCGGATGTGCGCCGCGAACTGAAGGTGCTGGCCCGCCCCGAGGTGCTGCTGGCCATGGGTACCACGGTGCTCGGCGCCGGCGCGATGTTCGCGCTCTATACCTATGTGGCGCCGGTGCTGGCCGAGATCACCCATGCCAGTCCGGGCTTCGTGGCCTTCGCGCTGGTGCTGATCGGCATCGGCTTCACGCTGGGCAACAGCATCGGCGGCCGCCTGGCCGACTGGTCGCTGGACGGCGCGACCAAGCTGATCCTCGGTGCACTCGCGCTGGTCATGGCGGTGCTGCCGTTGGTGATGACCACCCATGTCGGCGCCGCCATCGGCCTGGTGGTCTGGGGCGCAGCCGCCTTCGGCATCGTGCCGCCGGTGCAGATGCGGGTGATGCAGGCCGCCGCCCAGGCGCCCGGCCTGGCCTCGTCGGTCAACGTGGGTGCGTTCAACCTCGGCAACGCGGTGGGGGCGGCCCTCGGTGGCGCCGTCATCGGCCAGGGGCTGGGCTACGCCGCCGTGCCGCTGGCCGGCGCCGCGCTGGCAGCGGGCGGCCTGGGCCTGGTGTGGCTGGGCAATGCCGGCCGCCGCCGGGTGGTACAGGGCGCCTGA
- a CDS encoding 2,5-didehydrogluconate reductase B, which yields MSIPSFGLGTFRLTGQTVIDSVKSALELGYRAIDTAQIYGNETDIGQAIAESGVPRADLFLTTKIWVDNYAADKLIPSLRESLDRLRTDHVDLALIHWPAPGNGVELADCMAALAEAKRLGLTRQIGVSNFNIELTRQAIAAVGAGEIATNQIELSPYLQNGRLTAFLKEQGIAVTSYMTLAYGKVLKDPVLAGIAARHGATVAQVALAWAVQLGYAVIPSSTRRENLASNLLARDLELDAEDMARIAALERNGREVNPEGLAPAWD from the coding sequence ATGAGCATTCCTTCCTTTGGTCTCGGCACTTTCCGCCTCACCGGCCAGACCGTCATCGATTCGGTGAAGTCCGCGCTCGAGCTGGGCTACCGCGCCATCGACACCGCGCAGATCTACGGCAACGAGACCGACATCGGCCAGGCCATCGCCGAAAGCGGTGTGCCGCGTGCGGACCTGTTCCTCACCACCAAGATCTGGGTGGACAACTACGCCGCCGACAAGCTGATCCCGAGCCTGCGCGAGAGCCTGGACAGGCTGCGCACCGACCATGTCGACCTGGCCCTGATCCACTGGCCGGCGCCCGGTAATGGCGTCGAGCTGGCCGACTGCATGGCCGCGCTGGCCGAAGCCAAGAGGCTGGGCCTGACCCGCCAGATCGGCGTGTCCAACTTCAACATCGAACTGACCCGGCAGGCCATCGCCGCCGTCGGCGCGGGCGAAATCGCCACCAACCAGATCGAACTCAGTCCCTACCTGCAGAACGGCAGGCTCACCGCGTTCCTGAAGGAACAGGGCATCGCCGTCACCTCCTACATGACCCTGGCCTACGGCAAGGTGCTCAAGGATCCGGTGCTGGCCGGGATCGCCGCCAGGCACGGCGCCACCGTGGCGCAGGTCGCCCTGGCCTGGGCGGTGCAGCTGGGCTATGCGGTGATTCCGTCCTCGACCCGCCGCGAGAACCTAGCCAGCAACCTGCTCGCCCGTGACCTGGAACTGGACGCCGAAGACATGGCGCGCATCGCCGCGCTCGAGCGCAATGGCCGCGAAGTCAACCCGGAAGGTCTGGCGCCGGCCTGGGACTGA